Proteins encoded in a region of the uncultured Paludibaculum sp. genome:
- a CDS encoding DUF4260 domain-containing protein — protein MNPRPLLHLEGAGILALSLFAYHWNHGSWTLFALLFLVPDLGMAGYLANARVGAYAYNALHTYAGPLLLALYSLGTNHPAILPLSIIWIAHIGFDRMLGYGLKYPTRFQDTHLNPDRHALDAGHPRQPAHWLLPDQVVAKTK, from the coding sequence GTGAACCCTCGACCACTGCTCCACCTGGAGGGCGCCGGCATCCTGGCGCTGAGCCTCTTCGCGTACCACTGGAATCATGGCAGCTGGACCTTGTTCGCGCTGCTCTTTCTTGTGCCCGATCTCGGGATGGCCGGCTACCTCGCCAATGCTCGTGTTGGCGCGTACGCCTACAATGCGCTCCATACCTATGCCGGCCCGCTGTTACTGGCGCTCTATTCGCTGGGAACCAATCATCCGGCGATTCTGCCGCTTTCGATCATCTGGATTGCCCACATCGGCTTCGATCGTATGTTGGGCTATGGGCTGAAGTATCCGACCCGGTTCCAGGACACACACCTGAACCCGGATCGTCACGCTCTGGATGCTGGGCATCCACGGCAACCGGCTCACTGGCTGCTGCCGGATCAGGTGGTGGCGAAGACGAAGTAG
- a CDS encoding GNAT family N-acetyltransferase, producing MRGWERNAANLSASLSFYGPVEMRGGVKLITSPVTYSVFNIALLTDPVSDLEGEMERRIRIADAHYAARQRQWSFWVCEDFLAARTARRVLKIFENAGLVCIAESPGMETEEMTAQRRELPQLEYRRVADRTTRSDFSRLVSQCFHIPVAISQRIYESDEPWHAPLEIWLGYFDGYAVTSTAVIEAAGALGIYSVATLPVWRGRGMGEAIMRHAVADMRERGVRGPLILQSSPAGIDLYRRLGFRRTTRYFVFATT from the coding sequence ATGAGAGGTTGGGAACGCAACGCCGCCAATCTGTCCGCTTCGCTCTCCTTCTACGGCCCCGTGGAGATGCGCGGCGGTGTCAAGCTCATCACTTCGCCCGTCACCTACTCCGTCTTCAATATCGCCCTGCTCACTGACCCCGTCTCCGACCTCGAAGGCGAGATGGAACGGCGCATCCGGATCGCCGACGCACACTACGCCGCGCGGCAGCGCCAGTGGTCCTTCTGGGTCTGCGAGGACTTCCTCGCCGCCCGCACGGCCCGGCGCGTTCTGAAGATCTTCGAGAATGCCGGCCTCGTCTGCATCGCCGAATCACCCGGCATGGAAACGGAGGAGATGACCGCGCAGCGGCGCGAACTGCCTCAACTGGAGTACCGCAGGGTAGCGGACCGCACCACCCGCTCGGACTTCTCCCGCCTGGTCTCGCAGTGCTTCCACATCCCCGTTGCCATTTCTCAGAGGATCTACGAATCCGACGAGCCGTGGCACGCGCCGCTGGAGATCTGGCTCGGCTACTTCGACGGCTATGCCGTCACCAGCACAGCCGTGATCGAAGCCGCCGGAGCGTTGGGCATCTATTCGGTGGCCACACTGCCGGTCTGGCGCGGGCGCGGCATGGGCGAAGCCATCATGCGCCACGCCGTCGCCGACATGCGCGAGCGTGGTGTACGCGGCCCCCTCATCCTCCAGTCCTCACCGGCCGGAATCGATCTGTACCGCCGCCTTGGCTTCCGCCGCACCACCCGCTACTTCGTCTTCGCCACCACCTGA
- the priA gene encoding primosomal protein N' translates to MPTFFEYIDVSLPVPIDRPFTYRLPETLRHRVAPGCRVIVPFGPRKLTGVILRAHNDPPSVTTKEALRLLDAEPVLEEKLLALGRWVADYYCAPLGEVLRSMAPLTGEVRHTRVWGLTDKGHDVIRQLLIGEPGNDTAVDLLRILEQRALSETSIEKKFPGSKKLLKSLEKKGLIELEQNLAERDPMRASAARLRVEFQGRPAGVKLTKPERELVSYLELHPGTHNLEELNTLVKDASQAARAMARRNLLILKPEALAADTTWAKPRHDLNTEQKAAYDEIRKALDTGHYQTFLLRGVTGSGKTEVYLSAIEAALQLDRGALLLVPEIALTPAMAGQFYSRFGDQVAILHSAFNDSERAEQWRRLRSGIAKVGVGTRSAVFAPVANLGLIIVDEEHDQSYKQEETPRYNGRDVAIVRAREAKAVVVLGSATPSLESRYNVERGKSRLLELPVRVGDRPMPSVELIDMREEFLETRQNGLFSRKLIEAIGAKIESGEQTVLLMNRRGFSASVACRSCGERIQCVNCAVALTFHRRDNRLLCHYCNYAQRVPQVCPSCGSEHIYFLGSGSEKVEDELHRHLPRARIARLDRDTVTGKNRYEQILGGFREGNYDILVGTQMIAKGHDIPNVTLVGVVSGDIGLAMPDFRSAERAFQLLTQVAGRAGRHSLPGTVLIQTINPDHYAIRCAAEQDFGKFYEKELQFRRQMRYPPFCAMANVVVRAEKQEDALRMSGQIATQLGLPEEGIKVLGPAEAPVPRLKNEFRYQTLIKAVSRPKLNEILKRLRQYALDDKWPATALVVDVDPMSLL, encoded by the coding sequence GTGCCGACCTTTTTTGAATACATTGATGTCAGCCTGCCGGTCCCTATCGATCGGCCATTTACCTATCGTTTGCCGGAAACTCTGCGCCATCGCGTCGCTCCAGGATGCCGTGTCATCGTCCCGTTTGGGCCCCGTAAGCTCACCGGCGTCATCCTGCGCGCCCACAACGATCCTCCCTCCGTCACCACCAAGGAAGCTCTCCGCCTGCTCGATGCCGAACCCGTTCTGGAAGAGAAACTTCTGGCCCTCGGCCGGTGGGTGGCCGACTACTACTGCGCCCCCTTGGGTGAGGTGCTGCGGAGCATGGCCCCCCTCACCGGGGAGGTCCGCCATACTCGCGTCTGGGGCCTCACCGACAAGGGCCACGATGTCATCCGCCAGCTTCTCATCGGCGAACCCGGCAACGACACCGCCGTCGACCTGCTACGCATCCTGGAACAACGCGCCCTGTCCGAGACCTCCATCGAAAAGAAGTTCCCCGGCTCCAAAAAACTGCTCAAAAGCCTGGAGAAGAAGGGGCTCATCGAGCTCGAACAGAACCTGGCTGAGCGCGATCCCATGCGCGCCTCGGCCGCCCGTCTGCGCGTCGAGTTCCAGGGACGCCCCGCCGGCGTCAAACTCACCAAGCCGGAACGCGAGCTCGTCTCTTACCTTGAGCTCCACCCCGGCACCCACAATCTCGAGGAATTGAACACTCTGGTCAAGGACGCGTCCCAGGCCGCCCGCGCCATGGCCCGCCGTAATCTGCTCATCCTCAAGCCCGAGGCTCTGGCCGCCGACACCACCTGGGCGAAACCGCGTCATGATCTGAACACCGAACAAAAGGCCGCCTACGACGAAATCCGCAAGGCGCTGGACACCGGTCACTACCAGACATTCCTGTTGCGCGGCGTCACCGGCTCCGGCAAAACGGAGGTCTACCTCAGCGCCATCGAAGCAGCCTTGCAACTCGACCGTGGAGCCCTCCTTCTGGTCCCCGAAATCGCCCTCACGCCCGCCATGGCCGGCCAGTTCTACTCTCGTTTTGGCGATCAGGTCGCCATCCTCCACTCCGCGTTCAACGACAGCGAACGCGCCGAGCAGTGGCGGCGCCTGCGCAGCGGTATCGCCAAGGTCGGCGTCGGCACCCGTTCCGCTGTCTTCGCTCCCGTCGCGAATCTTGGCCTGATCATCGTCGACGAAGAGCACGACCAGAGCTACAAGCAGGAAGAGACGCCGCGCTACAACGGCCGCGACGTGGCCATCGTCCGCGCGCGTGAAGCCAAGGCCGTCGTAGTCCTCGGCTCCGCCACGCCCAGCCTGGAAAGCCGCTACAACGTCGAGCGGGGCAAGAGCCGCCTGCTAGAACTCCCCGTCCGCGTCGGCGACCGCCCCATGCCCTCGGTCGAACTCATCGACATGCGCGAGGAGTTCCTGGAGACCCGCCAGAACGGCCTCTTTTCCCGTAAACTGATCGAGGCCATCGGGGCCAAGATCGAAAGCGGTGAGCAGACGGTACTGTTGATGAACCGCCGCGGCTTCTCCGCTTCAGTAGCCTGCCGCTCCTGCGGTGAACGCATCCAGTGTGTCAACTGCGCCGTCGCCCTCACCTTTCATCGCCGCGACAACCGCCTGCTCTGTCACTACTGCAACTACGCCCAGCGTGTGCCGCAGGTCTGCCCGAGCTGCGGCAGCGAACACATCTACTTCCTCGGCAGCGGCAGCGAGAAGGTGGAGGACGAACTCCACCGCCACCTGCCGCGCGCCCGCATCGCACGGCTGGACCGCGATACCGTCACTGGCAAGAATCGCTACGAGCAGATCTTGGGCGGATTTCGGGAAGGCAACTACGATATCCTCGTCGGGACGCAGATGATCGCAAAAGGCCACGACATACCGAACGTCACGCTCGTCGGCGTGGTCTCCGGCGATATCGGTCTGGCCATGCCCGACTTCCGCTCCGCCGAACGGGCCTTTCAACTGCTCACCCAGGTCGCCGGGCGCGCCGGCCGGCACTCACTGCCCGGCACCGTCCTCATCCAGACCATCAATCCCGATCACTATGCCATCCGCTGCGCCGCTGAGCAGGACTTCGGCAAGTTCTACGAGAAGGAGCTGCAGTTCCGCCGCCAGATGCGTTACCCTCCCTTCTGCGCCATGGCCAACGTCGTTGTGCGCGCCGAGAAGCAGGAAGACGCGCTACGGATGAGCGGCCAGATCGCCACCCAACTCGGCCTGCCCGAGGAGGGCATCAAAGTGCTCGGCCCGGCCGAGGCGCCGGTCCCGCGCCTTAAGAACGAATTCCGCTACCAGACGTTGATCAAAGCCGTCTCCCGGCCGAAACTGAACGAGATCCTGAAGCGCCTGCGGCAATATGCCCTCGACGACAAGTGGCCGGCCACGGCCCTGGTGGTGGATGTCGACCCCATGAGCCTTCTATGA
- a CDS encoding choice-of-anchor X domain-containing protein, translating into MALSRFSVPLFFIAVSLLGQPASVGVTVSPDGAPRNGGRTSTKIVAKVNSASPPRSVVLRLSDEAGKTISTLGAMHDDGLNGDSAAHDGEYTLQLTLPIDKIGVYYFQAHVELPAPLSPLSSKAAPFWVMHTTEINADNDLDGSNDGNMNKVIVAIELAGIRRLRLYRSNSASGPWVEIFPFGNKPSNFDDENRGIPRLFDPDKAATTRDRYYTVTAYDAAGILRKTYRPVYIPAYTENDRLLRLVGNPVESQVVTATPRPPQRNGQ; encoded by the coding sequence GTGGCTTTATCTCGCTTTTCCGTACCATTGTTCTTCATAGCTGTTTCCCTTTTAGGGCAACCCGCCAGCGTGGGCGTTACCGTCAGCCCCGATGGCGCGCCTCGCAACGGAGGCCGGACGTCCACCAAGATCGTGGCCAAGGTAAACTCCGCGTCGCCACCCCGATCCGTCGTCCTCCGACTGTCCGATGAAGCTGGCAAAACCATCTCCACACTCGGTGCCATGCACGACGATGGCCTGAACGGTGATTCCGCCGCACATGACGGTGAGTACACGTTACAACTGACCCTCCCCATTGACAAGATCGGCGTCTACTACTTTCAAGCCCACGTCGAACTGCCGGCGCCACTTTCACCTCTCAGCTCCAAAGCGGCTCCATTCTGGGTGATGCACACGACCGAAATCAATGCGGACAACGATCTCGACGGCTCGAATGATGGGAACATGAACAAAGTAATTGTCGCAATTGAACTGGCCGGCATTCGAAGGCTGCGTTTGTACCGATCGAATTCCGCCAGCGGTCCATGGGTGGAAATCTTCCCATTCGGAAACAAACCATCCAACTTCGACGACGAGAACAGAGGGATCCCCCGGCTCTTCGATCCCGACAAGGCGGCCACAACACGGGATCGATACTACACGGTGACTGCCTACGACGCCGCGGGCATCCTGCGAAAGACTTACCGCCCGGTCTACATCCCGGCATATACGGAGAACGATCGTTTGCTGCGCCTGGTGGGGAACCCTGTCGAATCTCAGGTCGTGACCGCCACCCCCCGGCCGCCGCAGAGAAACGGGCAATAG
- a CDS encoding PfkB family carbohydrate kinase, with protein sequence MLNARRANELIRRFADLRVLVAGDLMLDEFVWGNVARISPEAPVPVVEVTGESFYAGGAANVARNLREFTPHVSVAGLTGADPAGERLTGLLREAGIDATCILEDPDRRTIVKTRVIARHQQVVRIDRDSRLKPDERQTRDLFTRLEDALSRCDALLLSDYAKGFLTPEVAEGLCRLAQGKIITVDPSPKNPLPWQGVTAVKPNLKEARAASGLGDEAEPEAAGTELLRRWGTEMVLLTMGEQGMLLFHQGEAVYHTPTRAREVFDVSGAGDTAIAVFTLGLAAGATPQQAAELANHASGVAVGKLGTATVNPQELEESVRETHGE encoded by the coding sequence ATGTTGAATGCCCGTCGCGCTAATGAATTGATCCGCCGTTTCGCGGATCTCCGGGTCCTGGTCGCCGGCGACCTCATGCTGGATGAGTTCGTCTGGGGCAACGTCGCCCGCATTTCCCCGGAGGCCCCTGTGCCCGTTGTCGAGGTCACCGGCGAATCGTTCTACGCCGGCGGAGCCGCGAACGTCGCCCGCAACTTACGCGAGTTTACACCGCACGTCAGCGTCGCCGGACTCACCGGAGCCGACCCCGCCGGCGAGCGCCTCACCGGCCTATTGCGCGAGGCCGGCATCGACGCCACCTGCATCCTGGAAGACCCTGACCGCCGCACCATCGTCAAGACCCGAGTCATCGCCCGTCATCAACAGGTGGTGCGCATCGATCGCGATTCACGCCTCAAGCCCGACGAGCGTCAGACCCGCGATCTGTTTACCCGCCTCGAAGACGCCCTCAGCCGCTGCGACGCCCTGCTGCTGTCGGACTACGCCAAGGGCTTTCTCACACCCGAGGTCGCCGAGGGCTTGTGCCGTCTTGCCCAGGGCAAGATCATCACCGTCGATCCCAGCCCGAAGAATCCGCTGCCCTGGCAGGGCGTCACCGCCGTGAAGCCGAACCTGAAAGAGGCCCGCGCGGCGTCGGGGTTAGGAGACGAAGCGGAGCCGGAGGCGGCCGGCACGGAACTGCTGCGGCGCTGGGGCACGGAGATGGTCCTGCTCACCATGGGCGAACAGGGCATGCTGCTGTTCCATCAGGGCGAAGCGGTCTATCACACCCCCACCCGAGCCCGAGAGGTCTTCGACGTCTCCGGAGCCGGCGACACCGCCATCGCGGTCTTCACCCTGGGACTCGCCGCTGGAGCCACACCGCAGCAGGCCGCCGAACTGGCCAACCACGCCAGTGGGGTCGCCGTAGGAAAACTGGGCACCGCCACCGTGAATCCACAGGAATTGGAAGAGAGTGTACGGGAAACTCACGGGGAATAG